A genomic stretch from Thauera sp. GDN1 includes:
- a CDS encoding type I secretion system permease/ATPase → MVDCLQLVARAHGIATTRDALLAGLPVGAEGLSPSLFERAARRAGMASNIVRRPLEALNTALFPAIVLLDQDHACVLAGWSADGTRARVIFPELGEAELELPRAELAARYSGRTIYVRPQVRFDARAPEVHALRERHWFWGRIAENRALYRDVLLAALLVNLFAIAMPLFVMNVYDRVVPNNAVETLWVLALGVGIVLVGELVLRTLRGYFVDLAGSRADVRISAHIMERVLGMRMEERPPSAGSFAANLRAFESVRDFIGSATVVAFVDLPFALLFLVVIGWIAWPLVIPFVLGVAVLLLYAIGVQGRMHALAETTYRAGAQRNATLVEGLVGLETLKAIGAEAPMQRKWEKSAALLSRVTAQLRLLAASASHASAFAQQVVGVAIIVLGVYLIGQGELSMGGLIACYMLSSRAMAPVGQVTGLLTQYHNASTALASLEQVMSREVERPDGKAFISRGSLAGDIEFRDVSFTYPGQQVEALKNVSLRIRAGERVGILGRVGSGKSTLEKLILGLYRPSSGAVLIDGIDQRQLDPAELRRHIGYVAQDVTLFYGSLRDNITIAAPLADDADVLHAATLAGLAEFVNTHPQGFDMLVGERGDSLSGGQRQGVALARAMINDPPILLLDEPTAAMDHSSEEELKRRLAEFARGKTMIVVTHRTSLLDLVDRIVVVDGGRIVADGPKAKVVEALRQGRIGRAA, encoded by the coding sequence CTGGTCGATTGCCTGCAGCTGGTGGCGCGCGCACACGGCATCGCCACCACCCGCGACGCCCTGCTTGCCGGTCTGCCGGTGGGCGCCGAGGGCCTGTCGCCCTCGCTCTTCGAGCGCGCCGCGCGTCGCGCCGGGATGGCGAGCAACATCGTCCGCCGCCCGCTCGAGGCGCTCAACACCGCGCTGTTTCCGGCCATCGTGCTGCTCGATCAGGATCACGCCTGCGTGCTCGCCGGCTGGAGCGCGGATGGCACCCGCGCGCGGGTGATCTTCCCCGAGCTCGGCGAGGCCGAACTCGAGCTGCCACGTGCCGAGCTCGCCGCGCGCTACAGCGGACGGACGATCTACGTTCGCCCGCAGGTGCGCTTCGATGCGCGCGCGCCCGAGGTCCACGCCTTGCGCGAACGCCACTGGTTCTGGGGGCGGATCGCCGAGAACCGTGCGCTCTATCGCGACGTGCTGCTCGCCGCCCTGCTGGTGAACCTGTTCGCGATCGCGATGCCGCTCTTCGTCATGAACGTGTACGACCGCGTGGTGCCGAACAATGCGGTCGAGACGCTGTGGGTGCTGGCGCTCGGCGTCGGGATCGTGCTGGTGGGCGAGCTCGTGCTGCGCACCCTGCGCGGCTACTTCGTCGATCTCGCCGGCAGTCGCGCCGACGTGCGCATCTCCGCGCACATCATGGAGCGGGTGCTCGGCATGCGCATGGAGGAGCGTCCGCCCTCGGCCGGATCCTTCGCTGCCAACCTGCGCGCCTTCGAGTCGGTGCGCGACTTCATCGGCTCGGCGACGGTGGTCGCCTTCGTAGATCTGCCGTTCGCGCTGCTGTTCCTGGTCGTGATCGGCTGGATCGCCTGGCCGCTGGTGATCCCCTTCGTGCTCGGCGTGGCCGTCCTCCTGCTCTATGCGATCGGCGTGCAGGGGCGGATGCACGCGCTGGCCGAGACAACCTATCGTGCCGGCGCGCAGCGCAACGCCACCCTGGTCGAGGGCCTGGTGGGGCTGGAGACGCTGAAGGCGATCGGCGCCGAGGCGCCGATGCAGCGCAAGTGGGAGAAGAGCGCCGCGCTGCTGTCGCGCGTCACCGCCCAGCTGCGCCTGCTGGCGGCGAGCGCGAGCCATGCCTCGGCCTTCGCGCAGCAGGTGGTGGGCGTCGCGATCATCGTGCTCGGGGTGTATCTGATCGGCCAGGGCGAGCTGTCGATGGGTGGCCTGATCGCCTGCTACATGCTGTCCTCGCGCGCGATGGCGCCGGTCGGCCAGGTGACCGGCCTGCTCACCCAGTATCACAACGCCTCGACCGCGCTCGCTTCGCTCGAGCAGGTGATGTCGCGCGAGGTCGAGCGCCCGGACGGCAAGGCCTTCATCAGCCGCGGCAGCCTAGCCGGCGACATCGAGTTCCGCGACGTCAGCTTCACCTATCCCGGCCAGCAGGTCGAGGCGCTGAAGAACGTGTCGCTGCGCATCCGCGCCGGAGAGCGCGTCGGCATCCTCGGTCGCGTCGGCTCGGGCAAGAGCACGCTCGAGAAGCTCATCCTCGGTCTCTACCGGCCGAGCTCGGGGGCGGTGCTGATCGACGGCATCGATCAGCGCCAGCTCGATCCGGCCGAGCTGCGCCGCCACATCGGCTACGTCGCCCAGGACGTGACCCTGTTCTACGGCAGCCTGCGCGACAACATCACGATCGCCGCGCCGCTCGCCGACGACGCCGACGTGCTGCATGCGGCGACGCTCGCCGGGCTCGCCGAGTTCGTCAATACCCATCCGCAAGGCTTCGACATGCTGGTGGGCGAGCGTGGGGACTCGCTGTCCGGCGGGCAGCGTCAAGGCGTCGCGCTGGCGCGGGCGATGATCAACGATCCGCCGATCCTGCTCCTCGACGAGCCCACCGCGGCGATGGACCACTCGAGCGAGGAAGAGCTAAAGCGCCGCCTGGCCGAGTTCGCGCGCGGCAAGACCATGATCGTGGTCACCCATCGCACCTCGCTGCTGGATCTGGTCGATCGCATCGTCGTCGTCGACGGCGGGCGCATCGTCGCCGACGGCCCGAAGGCCAAGGTGGTCGAGGCCCTGCGCCAGGGCCGGATCGGGAGGGCGGCATGA
- a CDS encoding EAL domain-containing protein — protein MTLTKQLWIAILLVTAIALGGALTVSLENARQYLEQELRVKNIDNAGALALSLSQLDKDPVTVELQIAAQFDTGHYRLIRLVGPDGSTLAERSQPALPPEVPAWFVRLAPISTQPGVAQVQDGWRQYGTLTVDSHDRYAYASLWAGTGRLLAWLLGVALVCGAIGTLALHLITRPLKAMVAQARDIGERRFTTVPEPATAEFRSVVRAMNALSGHIRKLLEDETQRLEALRRQVEHDELTGLFNRAQFLRQLDSALARDDDAAGGSLVLARVTDLDALNQRLGRKAVDEALVKLASSLAGAARAQASTECGRLNASDFALLARGPGEAASLADELRGALQDALGAGLASSLRIAGCTYQPGEAAGRVLARADAALAAAELGLEGAIESAPAEAMLPYDSADAWRAGLSAALDAGHLELAAFPVVRADGSLVHEEAPVRLLLEGHLRTAAQFLPWAARLDLLPTIDIHVLRAALRQLEQNPGRELAINLSAAALRDAGFHATLYETLGRHPGLAGRLWIEVQESAALRHQVEFRSLCLALRALGCRIGLDHGGREFSGFTGLHELGLDYLKIDIAFVRDIDASPGNQAFVRSLCSLTHALGLLAIAEGVCTEAENRCLTGLGVDAVTGPVLRMASAPSSESPKASAATPKAPV, from the coding sequence ATGACCCTGACCAAACAGCTCTGGATCGCCATCCTCCTCGTCACCGCGATCGCCCTCGGCGGCGCGCTGACGGTGAGTCTGGAGAATGCGCGCCAATACCTCGAGCAGGAACTCCGGGTGAAGAACATCGACAACGCCGGCGCACTCGCGCTGTCGCTGTCGCAGCTCGACAAGGATCCGGTGACGGTGGAACTGCAGATCGCGGCGCAGTTCGACACCGGCCACTATCGCCTGATCCGCCTGGTCGGCCCCGATGGCAGCACCCTGGCCGAGCGCAGCCAGCCCGCGCTTCCGCCGGAGGTGCCGGCCTGGTTCGTGCGTCTGGCCCCCATTTCCACCCAGCCCGGCGTCGCCCAGGTGCAGGACGGCTGGCGGCAGTACGGCACGCTGACCGTCGACAGCCACGACCGTTACGCCTACGCGTCGCTGTGGGCGGGCACCGGTCGGCTGCTCGCCTGGCTGCTCGGCGTCGCGCTGGTGTGCGGCGCGATCGGCACCCTGGCCCTGCACCTGATCACCCGGCCGCTCAAGGCGATGGTCGCCCAGGCCCGCGACATCGGCGAGCGTCGCTTCACCACCGTCCCGGAACCGGCGACCGCCGAGTTCCGCAGCGTGGTGCGGGCGATGAACGCGCTCTCCGGACACATCCGCAAGCTGCTCGAGGACGAGACACAACGGCTGGAGGCGCTGCGCCGCCAGGTCGAGCACGACGAGCTCACCGGCCTGTTCAACCGCGCCCAGTTCCTGCGCCAGCTCGACAGCGCGCTGGCCCGCGACGACGATGCCGCCGGTGGCAGCCTGGTGCTGGCACGGGTGACGGACCTCGACGCCCTCAACCAACGGCTCGGCCGCAAGGCGGTGGACGAGGCGCTGGTGAAGCTGGCGAGCAGCCTCGCCGGCGCCGCCCGCGCCCAGGCCAGCACCGAGTGCGGTCGCCTCAACGCCAGCGACTTCGCCCTGCTCGCACGCGGTCCTGGCGAAGCGGCGAGCCTGGCCGACGAACTGCGGGGTGCACTGCAGGATGCGCTCGGCGCCGGGCTCGCATCGAGCCTGCGCATCGCCGGCTGCACCTACCAGCCGGGCGAGGCAGCGGGTCGGGTGCTGGCACGCGCCGACGCCGCGCTCGCCGCCGCCGAACTCGGCCTCGAAGGAGCCATCGAGAGCGCTCCGGCCGAGGCCATGCTGCCCTACGACAGCGCCGACGCCTGGCGCGCCGGCCTGAGCGCGGCGCTCGACGCCGGGCACCTCGAACTGGCCGCCTTCCCGGTGGTGCGCGCGGACGGCAGCCTGGTGCACGAGGAGGCCCCGGTCCGCCTCCTGCTGGAAGGCCACCTGCGCACTGCGGCACAGTTCCTGCCGTGGGCGGCACGCCTGGATCTGCTGCCGACGATCGACATCCACGTGCTGCGCGCCGCGCTGCGCCAGCTGGAGCAGAACCCTGGCCGCGAGCTCGCGATCAACCTGTCGGCGGCCGCGCTGCGCGACGCCGGCTTCCACGCCACCCTGTACGAGACCCTGGGCCGGCACCCCGGCCTCGCCGGCAGGCTGTGGATCGAGGTCCAGGAGTCTGCAGCGCTGCGTCACCAGGTGGAGTTCCGCAGCCTGTGCCTCGCGCTGCGCGCGCTGGGCTGCCGCATCGGCCTGGATCACGGCGGCCGGGAATTCTCCGGCTTCACCGGCTTGCACGAGCTCGGCCTCGACTACCTGAAGATCGACATCGCCTTCGTGCGCGACATCGACGCCTCGCCGGGCAACCAGGCCTTCGTGCGCAGCCTGTGCTCGCTCACCCATGCCCTCGGCCTGCTCGCGATCGCCGAAGGCGTGTGCACCGAAGCCGAGAACCGCTGCCTGACCGGCCTGGGGGTCGATGCCGTCACCGGCCCGGTGCTGCGCATGGCGTCAGCGCCGAGTTCGGAATCACCGAAGGCCTCTGCGGCGACACCCAAAGCTCCTGTCTAA
- a CDS encoding enoyl-CoA hydratase-related protein, with translation MTTRIDLEISAGLATVTLHNPAKLNAVNAAMWRGLSSAMRQIADTDGVRCVILRGAGEEAFAAGGDIEEFLRVRATVDDALHYHEDLVASALDAIRECAVPTVAAIRGACVGGGLEIAGCCDIRIAGESARFGAPINRLGFSMYPGEMAGLLALVGPAVVLEILLEGRILSAREALQKGLLSRVVDDEKVFEEAAACAARICAGAPLVARWHKQWVRRLMTGAPLSAAEKRAAFDFLATEDYREGLDAFLAKRPPRFKGC, from the coding sequence ATGACCACACGTATCGACCTCGAAATCAGTGCCGGACTCGCCACCGTCACGCTGCACAATCCGGCCAAGCTCAATGCGGTGAACGCCGCGATGTGGCGCGGCCTGTCGTCGGCCATGCGGCAGATCGCGGACACCGACGGCGTGCGCTGCGTGATCCTGCGCGGCGCCGGCGAGGAAGCCTTTGCCGCCGGCGGCGACATCGAGGAATTCCTGCGCGTGCGCGCCACGGTCGACGACGCGCTGCACTACCACGAGGATCTGGTCGCCAGCGCGCTGGACGCGATCCGCGAATGCGCCGTCCCTACCGTGGCCGCCATCCGCGGCGCCTGCGTCGGCGGCGGACTGGAGATCGCCGGCTGCTGCGACATCCGCATCGCCGGCGAGTCCGCGCGTTTCGGCGCGCCGATCAACCGCCTCGGCTTCTCGATGTATCCCGGCGAGATGGCCGGCCTGCTCGCGCTGGTGGGGCCGGCGGTGGTGCTGGAAATCCTGCTCGAGGGCCGCATCCTGTCCGCGCGCGAGGCGCTGCAGAAAGGCCTGCTCTCCCGCGTGGTGGATGACGAGAAGGTATTCGAGGAAGCCGCCGCCTGTGCCGCGCGCATCTGCGCCGGTGCGCCGCTGGTGGCGCGCTGGCACAAGCAGTGGGTGAGACGGCTGATGACCGGCGCGCCGCTGAGCGCGGCGGAGAAACGCGCCGCCTTCGACTTCCTCGCAACCGAGGACTATCGCGAGGGTCTGGATGCCTTCCTCGCCAAGCGCCCCCCGCGGTTCAAGGGCTGCTGA
- a CDS encoding DUF485 domain-containing protein, with the protein MYAHIRRNPRFAELVAKRTRFAGILAAIVLIVFYGFVLLVAFAPELIGKRLFEGSNLTFGILAGLLQFIFFWVLTLVYVRRANGEFDDINKELVKAAWKEEK; encoded by the coding sequence ATGTATGCGCACATCAGGCGCAATCCGCGGTTCGCGGAACTGGTGGCCAAGCGGACCCGCTTCGCGGGCATCCTCGCGGCGATCGTGTTGATCGTCTTCTACGGCTTCGTGCTGCTCGTGGCGTTCGCGCCCGAGCTCATCGGCAAGCGTCTGTTCGAGGGCAGCAACCTGACCTTCGGCATCCTGGCCGGCCTGCTGCAGTTCATCTTCTTCTGGGTCCTGACCCTGGTGTACGTCCGCCGCGCCAATGGCGAGTTCGACGACATCAACAAGGAACTGGTCAAGGCCGCGTGGAAGGAGGAGAAATGA
- a CDS encoding HlyD family type I secretion periplasmic adaptor subunit, with protein sequence MKDSADRKLFDGIGGMIGRSEGAGEAVFGAPLKRLARGAEQESLDWAGDADWARLEQEPLRARMLLRVGFVVLLVLLMWAAFAEVDEVSRGEAKVIPSSQVQIIQSVDGGVVEEIAVREGQIVEAGQLLLRIDPTRFAASLAENRAEFLALEAKRARLAALTEGSPFVVPAELQAQAPDIVAHERRLYESSRAGMSAQLSIAHEQLAQRRQELNEVLARREQAGRAYELAQQELQVTRPLLASGAVSEVDLLRLQRDVARLRGDRDQSSAQISRIQAAIAEAERKIQEVELNVRNQLRGELSDTMARLSSLSAGSGALKDKVKHAEIRAPMRGTVKRLLVNTVGGVVMPGKEVVEVVPLDEALILEARIKPADIAFLRPGQEALVKFTAYDFAVYGGLEAVVDNIGADTVVDDKDNAFYVVRVRTLETSLGENLPIIPGMVAQVDVLTGKKSILSYLLKPVLRAKANALSER encoded by the coding sequence ATGAAGGACAGTGCCGACCGCAAGCTGTTCGATGGCATCGGCGGCATGATCGGCCGCAGCGAGGGCGCCGGCGAAGCCGTGTTCGGCGCGCCGCTGAAGCGGCTGGCACGCGGCGCGGAGCAGGAGAGCCTCGACTGGGCGGGCGATGCCGACTGGGCACGCCTGGAACAGGAGCCGCTGCGCGCGCGGATGCTGCTGCGCGTGGGTTTCGTCGTGCTGCTGGTGCTGCTGATGTGGGCGGCGTTCGCCGAGGTCGACGAGGTCAGCCGCGGCGAGGCGAAGGTGATCCCGTCCAGCCAGGTGCAGATCATCCAGTCTGTCGATGGCGGCGTGGTCGAGGAGATCGCGGTGCGCGAGGGCCAGATCGTCGAGGCCGGGCAGCTGCTGCTGCGCATCGACCCCACCCGCTTCGCCGCCTCGCTCGCGGAGAACCGCGCCGAGTTCCTCGCCCTGGAAGCCAAGCGCGCGCGGCTCGCAGCGCTCACCGAAGGCAGCCCCTTCGTCGTGCCCGCCGAACTGCAGGCGCAGGCTCCGGACATCGTCGCCCACGAGCGCCGGCTGTACGAATCGAGCCGTGCCGGGATGAGCGCCCAGCTCTCGATCGCGCACGAGCAGCTCGCGCAGCGCAGGCAGGAACTCAACGAGGTGCTGGCACGCAGGGAACAGGCCGGGCGGGCTTACGAGCTGGCCCAGCAGGAACTGCAGGTGACGCGCCCGCTGCTCGCTTCCGGGGCCGTGTCCGAGGTCGACCTGCTGCGCCTGCAGCGCGACGTCGCCCGCCTGCGCGGCGACCGCGACCAGTCCTCGGCGCAGATCTCGCGCATCCAGGCGGCGATCGCCGAGGCCGAGCGCAAGATCCAGGAGGTGGAGCTGAACGTGCGCAACCAGTTGCGCGGCGAACTCTCCGACACCATGGCGCGGCTGTCCAGCCTGAGCGCCGGCAGCGGCGCGCTGAAGGACAAGGTCAAGCACGCCGAGATCCGCGCGCCGATGCGTGGCACGGTCAAGCGCCTGCTGGTCAATACCGTGGGCGGGGTGGTGATGCCGGGCAAGGAAGTGGTCGAGGTGGTGCCGCTCGACGAGGCGCTGATCCTCGAGGCGCGCATCAAGCCGGCCGACATCGCCTTCCTGCGCCCCGGGCAGGAGGCGCTGGTGAAGTTCACCGCCTACGACTTCGCGGTCTACGGCGGGCTCGAGGCGGTCGTGGACAACATCGGCGCCGACACCGTGGTCGATGACAAGGACAATGCCTTCTACGTGGTGCGGGTGCGCACGCTGGAGACCAGCCTCGGCGAGAACCTGCCCATCATTCCGGGCATGGTGGCCCAGGTGGACGTACTCACCGGCAAGAAGAGCATCCTTTCCTACCTGCTGAAGCCCGTGCTGCGGGCGAAGGCGAACGCGCTTTCCGAACGATGA
- a CDS encoding transglutaminase-like cysteine peptidase: MSISLSLPAQRRFSGLYRLAGGLCAVLFAIGARFVLAMPELDHLHGLAESRYGAQGARRVGDWQRVLAEVQSLPPPEQLERINTLLNRQLHFDDDSVVWKQSDYWATPLETLGEGAGDCEDFAIAKYISLRLLGVPDSQLRLIYVRARIGGPRSSQSQAHMVLGYFPTPDAEPLVLDNLIGEIRPAGRRPDLFPVFSFNAEGLWVGNRTTADSSARLSRWRDVLDRMRREGLHLTP; this comes from the coding sequence ATGTCCATCAGCCTCTCCCTCCCCGCGCAACGCCGCTTCTCCGGCCTGTACCGGCTCGCCGGCGGGCTGTGCGCCGTGCTGTTCGCCATCGGCGCACGCTTCGTGCTGGCGATGCCGGAGCTCGACCATCTGCACGGCCTGGCGGAATCACGCTACGGCGCCCAAGGCGCGCGCAGGGTCGGCGACTGGCAGCGGGTGCTCGCCGAAGTCCAGTCACTGCCCCCGCCGGAGCAGCTCGAGCGGATCAACACCCTCCTCAACCGCCAGCTTCACTTCGACGACGACAGCGTGGTCTGGAAGCAGTCCGACTACTGGGCCACGCCGCTGGAGACCCTCGGCGAGGGCGCGGGCGACTGCGAGGACTTCGCCATCGCCAAGTACATCAGCCTGCGCCTGCTCGGCGTCCCCGACAGCCAGCTGCGCCTGATCTACGTGCGCGCACGCATCGGTGGCCCGCGCAGCAGCCAGTCCCAGGCCCACATGGTGCTCGGCTACTTTCCCACGCCCGATGCCGAACCGCTGGTGCTCGACAACCTGATCGGCGAGATCCGCCCCGCCGGCCGGCGGCCGGACCTGTTCCCGGTCTTCAGCTTCAACGCCGAGGGCCTGTGGGTGGGCAACCGGACCACGGCGGACTCCAGCGCCCGTCTGTCGCGCTGGCGCGACGTCCTCGACCGCATGCGGCGCGAGGGCCTGCACTTGACCCCCTGA
- a CDS encoding TolC family outer membrane protein: MKTVRTLVCLAVLSAIQVAPVQAAPDALRDAARKAVVSNPEVQARWHAFRAAEAERDVARGGYLPEIDVIGSVGRERLKRPQEDADTYTHRNATLSLNQMVYDGFFTRSEVSRLGYARLVRYYELVDAAEGAALEAVRAYVDVLRYRELARLAQDNYVQHRQVHDQIGERADAGVGRRVDLEQASGRLALAESNLLTETSNLYDVSARYLRVIGEDPAAVLPPLGERLGAGEMPADINAALREALNLSPMLNAAVENVRAGQAEIEARRAAYHPRVDLRARQALDRNLDGVSGNTREGVVELVMSYNIFRGGSDDARMRQAAEGLNQAKDLREKACRDLRQTLSIAYNDSQRLKEQLGYLDQHQLSIAKAREAYRRQFDIGQRTLLDLLDTENEYFQARRAYVNAVYDQRIAEARTLAGIGRLMPALEVAREDLPSGPALGQDRAGIDPESVCPPDAPVPLQVDKEAVFAEAMRQGGAGR; encoded by the coding sequence ATGAAAACCGTTCGCACCCTTGTCTGTCTCGCCGTGCTGTCCGCCATCCAGGTGGCGCCGGTGCAGGCCGCCCCCGACGCCCTCCGCGATGCGGCGCGCAAGGCGGTGGTGAGCAATCCCGAAGTGCAGGCGCGCTGGCACGCCTTCCGGGCTGCCGAGGCCGAGCGCGACGTCGCCCGCGGCGGCTATCTGCCGGAGATCGACGTGATCGGCAGCGTGGGCCGCGAGCGCCTGAAGCGGCCGCAGGAGGATGCCGATACCTACACCCATCGCAACGCCACGCTGTCGCTCAACCAGATGGTGTATGACGGCTTCTTCACCCGCAGCGAGGTGTCGCGCCTGGGCTATGCCCGCCTGGTGCGCTACTACGAGCTGGTCGATGCCGCCGAGGGTGCGGCGCTGGAAGCCGTCCGTGCCTATGTCGACGTGCTCCGCTATCGCGAGCTGGCGCGGCTGGCCCAGGACAACTACGTGCAGCACCGCCAGGTGCACGACCAGATCGGCGAGCGCGCGGATGCGGGCGTGGGGCGCCGGGTTGACCTCGAGCAGGCGAGCGGTCGTCTCGCGCTGGCCGAGTCGAACCTGCTCACCGAGACCTCGAACCTGTACGACGTCAGTGCGCGTTACCTGCGCGTGATCGGCGAGGATCCCGCCGCGGTGCTGCCGCCCCTGGGCGAGCGGCTGGGGGCGGGCGAAATGCCGGCCGACATCAACGCCGCGCTGCGCGAGGCGCTCAACCTGAGCCCGATGCTCAACGCCGCGGTGGAGAACGTCCGCGCCGGACAGGCCGAGATCGAGGCCCGCCGCGCCGCCTACCATCCGCGTGTCGACCTGCGTGCCCGCCAGGCGCTCGATCGCAACCTCGACGGCGTGTCCGGCAATACCCGCGAGGGCGTGGTCGAGCTGGTGATGAGCTACAACATCTTCCGCGGCGGTTCCGACGATGCCCGCATGCGCCAGGCGGCCGAGGGCCTGAACCAGGCCAAGGACCTGCGCGAGAAGGCCTGCCGCGACCTGCGCCAGACCCTGTCGATCGCCTACAACGACTCGCAGCGGCTCAAGGAACAGCTCGGCTATCTCGACCAGCACCAGTTGTCGATCGCGAAGGCGCGCGAGGCCTACCGTCGGCAGTTCGACATCGGCCAGCGCACCCTGCTCGACCTGCTCGATACCGAGAACGAGTACTTCCAGGCCCGTCGTGCCTACGTCAATGCGGTGTACGACCAGCGCATCGCCGAGGCGCGCACGCTTGCCGGCATCGGCCGTCTGATGCCCGCGCTCGAGGTCGCGCGCGAGGATCTGCCGAGCGGGCCTGCGCTCGGCCAGGATCGCGCCGGCATCGACCCTGAGTCGGTGTGCCCGCCGGATGCGCCGGTGCCGCTGCAGGTCGACAAGGAGGCCGTGTTCGCGGAGGCCATGCGCCAGGGGGGCGCTGGCCGCTGA
- a CDS encoding response regulator transcription factor, with the protein MMRHFFLTQAGVAPSARWCEAFPEGEPATLTEILDKAGGGDLVWMSSRLEDWAVVLARVADSLPDCPVVLLSLRPDDEEGLRALDAGARGYCHEMAAMALLREVALVVAHQGLWVGPALLSRFLGAVRSHLPFQVDAAIELPAVLSVRELEVARAVSEGLTNKEVAARLGITERTVKAHLGAVFEKLGVRDRLQLVLRLAGRVGAEAVDQP; encoded by the coding sequence ATGATGCGACATTTCTTCCTGACCCAGGCCGGCGTTGCGCCCTCCGCGCGCTGGTGCGAGGCTTTTCCGGAGGGCGAGCCGGCTACGCTGACGGAAATCCTGGACAAGGCGGGCGGGGGCGATCTGGTCTGGATGTCCTCCCGGCTCGAGGACTGGGCCGTCGTCCTTGCCCGTGTGGCGGACAGCCTGCCGGACTGTCCGGTGGTGCTGCTCTCGCTGCGGCCGGACGACGAGGAAGGGCTGCGCGCGCTCGATGCCGGGGCGCGCGGCTACTGCCACGAGATGGCGGCGATGGCGCTGCTGCGCGAGGTCGCGCTGGTGGTCGCGCATCAGGGGCTGTGGGTCGGGCCGGCGCTGCTGTCGCGCTTCCTCGGCGCCGTCCGCAGCCACCTGCCGTTCCAGGTCGACGCCGCGATCGAGCTGCCGGCGGTGCTGTCGGTGCGGGAGCTCGAAGTGGCGCGTGCGGTCAGCGAGGGGCTGACCAACAAGGAGGTGGCCGCGCGCCTCGGCATCACCGAGCGCACGGTCAAGGCCCACCTCGGCGCAGTGTTCGAGAAGCTCGGCGTGCGCGATCGCCTGCAACTGGTGCTGCGCCTGGCCGGCCGCGTTGGCGCCGAGGCGGTGGACCAGCCATGA